The Chloroflexota bacterium nucleotide sequence ATGATTGGTTCTGAGGATCTTGCGCCTCCAGCGTTGGGTCAGGGACCTGCGCCGGGCTAGCCCCACTGGCGGGAGCCTTGGCCGATTGCTCGACGTCGAGGGCGGTTCCCACCACCGTGTCCTTGGTCTCAACTCGCACAACCTGCTGAAGCTGGCGCACGCAGTCGCGCGCCAATTCCAGACGAGTGGCCGCCCTGCACGCCATGTCGCGCAGCGATGAAGAGATCGTCGATTCGCTCTTCACCAGATCGACGACGGCGGTAGGCAACGAGAGGGCATTGTTCAGACTGTGGGCAAGCTCCCGGGCTGCGTACCGCACCCCCTCCAATTGTCCTTGAACGCGGATCGCACGCTGCTCTGCTTCTTCGGCCTGTTTCCGTCGGGTAATGTCGCTGAAGGTGATCGTTGCCCCGATCAGCTCACCCTGCTCCCGGGTCGGCCGAGTCACGAACTGGACGGGAAACGCGGTCCCATCGAAGCGCCAGAATGTGCTGTTCAAGAGCTCGTCACCGACGGAGTCTTCGAGCACTCGGTACAGGGCGTTATCGGGCGATGAGCGCGCCTCTGGCCAGCCGGGGAGGGTGAAGTCGGGACGTACTCGTCCGAGCAGCCCAGAACTTGTTGTGCCCAGGAGGTTCGCAGCCGCCTCGTTCACGAAAATCACCTTGCCGTCTCGGCTTACGCCGAAGATTCCTTCTCCCGCGGTGTTCAGAAGCAGCTCTGTCTTCCGGTTCGCTTGCGTGAGCGAAGAATTGGCCTCGTGGAGGGCGGCATTTACGCGCTCGAGCTGGTATGCGCTCCGACTCCGGACAAATATGGCGGACGCTCCGAAGAAGACGATGGCCAGCCCGGCGGCCAGAATCGCCCAGGACACCCGAACGCGGTGCGCGGCCAGATACCGTGCAGAGGGCACCGAGACGAGCGCCCAGCGGCGGCCTCCCACGTCGAAGGTGTCGGTGTGGCCGAGCAGTGATACTTCGCCGCGGTTTTCGACCGTGGGAAGGACAGCCGGCGCGTTCGGTTGTTGCGTCTGCGAATACAGAAGCGTCGGGCTCTCTGGGATCGTGACGTCGTAGACGTCAAGGATCGCATCGGTTCGATCGATACCGCGGAGAGCGATGTCGACCAGGTTGCCAATCCGGTACACGCCCAGGGCGAAACCTACGAGGCTTTCCCGTCGCTCCTCCACGGTGTCATGCGGGAACCCTGCTGCGTACACGGGAACGAAGTACAGGAACCCCGCCTGCGTGCCAGTTTCCTGAACAAGGGTGATGCCGGCCGTGGCCTTCGGTATTCCCGAGTCGCGAGCTTGCTCGAGAACCGCCCGACGGATCGGCTCGGATGCAAGATCGAATCCGAGGGCCACATGGTTTCCCACCCACGGCTCGATGTAGTACACCGGGAAATACTCCAAGCGTTCGGCCGCCGGGATCAGTTGCCCGTCGGACCCTCGGTCGCTAATGCGGAAGTCCGGATACCCGTCTCGCTGCGCCTTGAGCTCGGCACTGGCTCTGGCAGAATCGGAAATCCGCGGAGCCCACTCCAGCGCTTGAATCTCAGGCGCTTCTTGCAGGAACGACCGCACAAACGCGTGGAATTGCGCGCGTTCGACCGATGGCACGGCATTCCACAGGGCCGCGATCGAGAGCACCGGCTGCAGGCTGCTCTGAATCCCGCGCTCGACGGAGGCGTGGAGGACGATGGCCTGTCGATCGAATTCCGCGGCCTGATTGATCTCCTCCTGGCCGCGAAACCAGAAAAACGCACACGTGACCACGAGCAGTCCCGTGACCAGGACCGCCAAAGTCGGGAGATAGGGCCGAATCGCGAGCGACGGCAGCCCCACGGGTTCTCGCGTCCTTACTTCATCCTCGGAATTCGAATGTCGACGGCTTCGGGTTTGTGTAACACCAGGTCTATCGCCTTCCGGAGCGCGGCTTGCGTAATCGGTTTCCCGAGCACA carries:
- a CDS encoding CHASE domain-containing protein; this encodes MGLPSLAIRPYLPTLAVLVTGLLVVTCAFFWFRGQEEINQAAEFDRQAIVLHASVERGIQSSLQPVLSIAALWNAVPSVERAQFHAFVRSFLQEAPEIQALEWAPRISDSARASAELKAQRDGYPDFRISDRGSDGQLIPAAERLEYFPVYYIEPWVGNHVALGFDLASEPIRRAVLEQARDSGIPKATAGITLVQETGTQAGFLYFVPVYAAGFPHDTVEERRESLVGFALGVYRIGNLVDIALRGIDRTDAILDVYDVTIPESPTLLYSQTQQPNAPAVLPTVENRGEVSLLGHTDTFDVGGRRWALVSVPSARYLAAHRVRVSWAILAAGLAIVFFGASAIFVRSRSAYQLERVNAALHEANSSLTQANRKTELLLNTAGEGIFGVSRDGKVIFVNEAAANLLGTTSSGLLGRVRPDFTLPGWPEARSSPDNALYRVLEDSVGDELLNSTFWRFDGTAFPVQFVTRPTREQGELIGATITFSDITRRKQAEEAEQRAIRVQGQLEGVRYAARELAHSLNNALSLPTAVVDLVKSESTISSSLRDMACRAATRLELARDCVRQLQQVVRVETKDTVVGTALDVEQSAKAPASGASPAQVPDPTLEAQDPQNQSSRIAR